A segment of the Sander lucioperca isolate FBNREF2018 chromosome 7, SLUC_FBN_1.2, whole genome shotgun sequence genome:
ttgtatcagattttatccccctaaccctaaccccttaccctaaaaaatgttgtgggaggatagggcttaaattgaagggaaggaacatagggctgtgggaccattgggccatgggaacatagggctgtgggaccattgggccgtgggaccatagggccgtgggaacatagggctgtgggaacatagggatgacaCCTCAAATCTGACCCACACGATCGtcactgtaaataaataactttCCAGAAAGCTTTCAACAACCTTATTGTGTAAAAGTGAAATGAGGCAAGTCGGTGCATAAAGAGGAAGTTGCTGCAGATCTCAAACACACAGATGTGATTACAGGTTTAATACTACTAATATTACAGAAAACTTTACGTAGAATATCATCATAAGTTTGAGGGATGAAAGTTTCAGTTCCGTATGATACAATTCATACAGAAAGAACAAAGTGCTCTGGtttgaaattaaaatatgattcataacttaatttaatacCAAAATATAATTGTTAATCTTAAAGGGTAGTTTCGGTATTTTTTAACCAATGCATTGATGTCTTAGGATCTAATCTTTTAAATTGGTCCAGTACTGAGCGAGAATGTAACCGGCATCGTAATGGGCATAAGCGCACcctcagttagcgtccactaaaagttcggtttttgccgctgacagactcagattattattctaagtgtctgacaacattatgaaaggatccctacagagagagaccttttagttaaagagtaagatccttttagtttaacatggaaCAGCCCCGAAaccaccatcaccaaactccaccagactccatgtaaataatcagtacttttagcgtgtatagagccagcatatttccacatgtaaatgggtgaattaagagtttatttcaaccaaaccagagtggtgatagttggaacagtggaaagatgaaccatgatggcttttgatagttttattttgtttctgtcgactttgaatgaagtgtgatttacgatgataaaattactaattatttacatggagtctggtgggtttgctgatggtgatttcggggctgtttcatgataaacaaaaaggatcttactctttaacacaaaggtctatctctgtagggatcctttcataatgttgtcagacacttagactaataatctgagtctgtcagcgacaaaaacagaacttttagtggacaaaaactggaccaatttcaaagactgttgttcccatcagtcacttagacacaaaaacatgggaaaatagggtccaggttgaaaatatACAAAGTAATCAATCAGCTGAGAAATGATCATAAAACTCTTTTTAAAATCTCGTCCTGATGCATTAGAGATGTCTTTATGTCGGTGGCCCGCCGAGGAAGGGCAGTTTGTTTTGGAGGGGGATCTTCCTCTTCAGCACCAGCGTGGAGTTGACCTGCTCGGCCGTCAGCAGGCTGTGCCACTGAGCGACCGGCCGCCGCGGGTTGGACAACATGTCGGCCCAGTGCCTCAGCTGGTTCCCCGTGGCATCGCAGCCCAGGAAGATCTTCCCCATGGCGTCGTTCCGGGTTAGGGCGTCGTGGTCCCACACAGAGATCACCAGGTTCACCCTCTGTGGACGACAGCGGGGGAAGTAGTATAGGGTAGTAAGTATTCAGatactttacttcagtaaacgTACTGATACCACACTGTATAAATACTctgctacaagtaaaagtcctgcattgaaaatgttacttcagtaaaagtctgtaagtatcatcaggaaaatgtagttaaagtattagaaagtaaagaaaaatcttcacattttagaaactgtaaAAACGTCATGAGAcaacaaatgttggaaaaagctaaaaaaaaaaaaaaaactttttagaaAATGGTTGGTGGCCTAGAGGTTAGAGAAGCGAGCTTGGGACCGGGAGGTTGccagttcaatccccagaccgacaggataaaatctggatGGGGAAAGTGAGAaaagcagcgcttgtccctccctcattaccaccacttaGGTGCCCTTGATCCCAacctgctcagtggccagccgatcagactgtggttgtactgggcagcttccaggtatgaatgtggaactgtgtgaatgtgacagctcgtcgttgcaaatgagaaattgttctcaattgacttacctggataaataaaggttaaaaagcgaaaacattgaaaaggaacacaaactttggaaaaagccCTGTTTTGATTACCCACCCCTTTACACCTATTTCTTTAAGTGTAACATATTCATTTTATCATCCTTAatcgtacaatatgtaacttgctaggggtctctcaaccaaaacaatggattgtaaacacagacgtttgatgacgttgggaagttgcgtggaattatgggagtctATCGTCGATTacaatgcatctgttcacggacgagtttacccattcaagtttattagTAAACGTTaggtttagtaacgtttattcatgtcatgctaataaaatagctgtagtttccccaacataattacgtttttcttgattcaatctgtattggtaactagctgaccagttagctagtgagccaggGCTAacggttttagctgctggctaatgattagccagcagctaaaaccacactatcacagtatatttcacatgccaaagtcaccttttggattttaCCGGGCGGAtggggtttgttgtaacgctagctagctactcaacgaggctgagagacgggtgtgggtggggattgcaGGGGGACTCTCCAGGACGGCGAGCATGTTCgcccttcacttttctgtaatctttactattcgttttggtgcttaacccaccttttgtcgggttaatttagctagctaactgtaaagtcAGCTAAACAcaaaggggggagaaattcggcagggaggagattttcggtACAAACACCGGTAGCGCTAACGGAgacgtagctagctaacattatggatggccgatgttgtgactaggatgcctgggtctgctattctctgtttcccgatgcttcattaaactgccatTAGCGTTGTTAGCACCCGGAACCGGctggggctaacggtaactagctattgctacatgtcccggctatgttgtcagctatcatcccgaatgaagtctctttgtgccgggggagtgaggcaggcagaccggggtgtgctagctggctaaattagcattagattaatcgtctatctatacagctaacgttaacgttactagtgaacttattcgtgggttagcgcagtgctgcttttatccatggtcaaaacaatcatactactaataactttatgagTGTATTGAACTATGTTGTAACCCTAtgatgttatccaccaagcattagctagcattaatgttacctacttgtcaaccagcacatacattgtagtaacattaagctggattAATATGGATacgtatcaataaataaggtttctgctgtattactgtgttgcaaagtggcatgtaattaatcacaaaatgattcctttttggcagaaaaagcagtgttaccagtatttttttctgtgacattgtatgatttacaataacTCTCGAACGTAGCATCTGGGTGCCCGTGTTTTGACAgaagttacgagtaactagagggtgaaaggttatatgacgccactgacgggcAACTAAAGTaacgtgacgtgtctgaaaataaaataacagatttctctgggtttgccatttgggggaaacatttgggatagtgtaactacacaactcaaaaaaaatatataacataggtatggttgtttttagacattttaatgcagaaaagttacatattgtacctttaatatTGTTTAAGAAATGAAACCCCATTCTTGATACTGCTCATGGCATTTTCTCTATATTAGCAATGTTTAAACATTCTATTATTAACTTTATTCCACCTTTGTGGATAACTATCAGGTTGTATTTGTGATCGGGAGACACTCACCTGGATTTGTTCAAAGGACACGTCGAAAGTGAAGGACTCGTTGTAATACGGGTTCAGCGTCTTCTTCTTAACCGacgtcttcttcttcctccacttCCTCTTGTCCAGAGCCAACTGCACCTTCACATACGGATCTACAAAACGCAAAGCGTGCGTtaaaccaaagaatttctaataagggaagaagttgcactctctcgttacttctggcttctgaactggttgcagttccaccagagttccatatagggggcgctcacaggccagtgcagaatgaatgggactctatggagcgatacccctcaaaatccacttttctcaggatataattttttgtctagtaatttgaatgttgcattcaaaaggggaggctaagacaatacacactgctgggtgttagattttttttaaagtggcttttttgttctaaaaagccatttaaaatgtaaatgacgtcatacacatatacggccaaagatactgctttacggcgagctctgagtcgcttccttttttctctcgaggcatcgacaacacagctgacaggttagactctccctgttaatacactagaaagaggtttggtcagctaatgttttaaagaccacgctgaaatattcactctgacattctggttctgcttcggaggCCGTCAAGCGGGTTCTCTGGtcataatcagtccttcactgaccaatcagcattcgttagcagaatgctagcgtgttatgggcaacaacgactcaacctgtaagaaatctaaaggacataagtactcgttcattcagctttcgacctataatccatgttgaacttgcaaaaactacaatcaaatctgagatttctcaacgacaatcaggcgaaagagacaaatttagccgtctagctccatagagtcccattcatttcgcactcgcctgcgatcacccccagtgaaactctggtggaactgtaACCAAATTCgttacaatggggctgaatagggagtggaacggctttccatAGACCGGCTTTGGTTAAACCCATCCGTCAAAAGTGGAGGTGGgcacccagatagctcagttggtagagcgggcgcccatatatagaggtttactcctcaacgcagcaggcccgggttcgactccgacctgcggccctttgctgcatgtcattccccctctctctctctctctctctctctctctctctcctttcatgtcttctgctgtcctatcaaaataaaggccagaaatgcccaaaaaatggTGGAAATGAAGTGAAGTTGGTTCAGAAAGATTAAAAACGTCTTTACTTGTCTGAGGAGTTAAAGTTTctggaaaacagaaaataaataaattatcaaTAATCTCAGAGAGAGCTTTACCCTATAAAAAGGGTAACACATTATGTAATAACAATGCATTATGTAACAACGcattgtttaataataatgcattatgtaataataACGCATTatctaaaattaaaaacagattctAATGTGTTGTTACATGCCCTTTCAGTCGGAGACCTGACTGGTTTGGACATGTGTCTCAGTCTGACCTGAAGCTCCTCCGACGTCCATGCTCTTCAGGTTTTTGGCCTCCAGGATAACCACGGTCAGTTTGGCGGCAGTGGGAACGTAACGCAGCGAGAAGCAGATCTCGCCAAGATTTTCTTCCTGCGGCACACAGAAATCTTTAAGATCATGGCACAACAATTCACtggaaataaaataagtttttCTCAGTTTCCAGTGTGCAACTTTCACAAAAGTGATGCAGAAAGTTGAAACACACATCCTGCAGCGGACGGAGTATTTTCTAATCCAAACATGGATGGATTAGGACACACGTGttaaactcaaggcccgcgggccgaaCCCGGCCCCTCGCAGGTTTTTATCCGGCCCACATACCAACTTAGGTTCACAATTAATTTAagctagttgtgcgccaaacctgAAAAGACAGGAAACTTTAGCAGATTTGACGACTTTGACAGTCTGAATTccccccagaagcagagagtttttatatttaggctatgaaacaggttgctgtgagtcggctgtgtggtagcctgcttttaaaaacgtaatctttgttttgcttgatttgctaaggaacttttttgctgacttctGTAGGGCtttaatgtcaacaaaaatgcgAAACAAAGTGTCGGGGAAAGCaagaaaaatgacataaaatgtgaCAAACGGCAAAAAAAGCGACATtcagtaatacagtcaaagatatttgacttttctcaATAAAAGCACGTTAATAaactacatgtctggcccttgatgtgattttcatttcatcTTAGTGAAagtgagtttgacacccctggatTAGGACCTGAACAGGCCCAGGGGACCctatatatcacacacacacacacacacacacacacacacactataacctTCTCCTGCAAAAAAATGTCACTCGAAATAACAAGTATAGTTTTGCACGAAGAGATGcaaaaccattaaaaaaagagacacaaaatgactagtctatatcaacaacATTGCTCCGTTGCctctggaaattccgccggatgtccctaattttctGCAGGATGTCCGtacccttcctctgtctttgtgttgccgttctaacctccggtgggtttctgaggactatggttaactgctcctcagatctctgcagggtaaatccagacagctagctagactatctgtccaatctgagttttctgttttcgggggtggatgggtcaaacacaggactttcacccaggagaccggggatcgtgtcccgcatgtgTCTTTAACCGTCCGATTATTGCTGCgtataactgcgtcaaaagggacgccaatagtcccgaccaagtgtgtttagttaaagcgcattatatgacactaaaggagacttttagcgtcaataacaatgacataggcacctgaccaagcgtccgtattttatgagatgggagtgagaatgtgttgaaatgtttcaccaaaacaagttccttccagagactatttagcagagccaccgtggctccgtctggcacttagcactgcccaagacgattgtgattggtttaaagaaatgccaataaaccagagcacgtttttctcccatcccagaatgctgtgtggactagccagaccttctttcgcagcactgtggaggaagatctggcaatgcgagactacaacTCTTAGCGTGAGTTGTGAAAAAGGAAGCAACCATAAAGCGAACCTCAAACTTGGCGGGCTCGGCGAGGTCCTGCCACTCCTCAATGACGTGGTTCCAGTCCACGTTGCAGAGCTGCACCCGGATCTCCCCGATGATTTCGTGTTTGGAGAATCTGTTGAAGTCAAAAActttcatcaccactgtcgacTGTAGCAGGGAAGACTTGGATATCTGGGGGGGGGAGACACAACCAAGTTAGACATTCAAACACAGCACGGTTCTTTTTGATTACAAACAGAAATATATTTCTCATATTATTAATGATTTAGTTTATTGTTATGCACCAAAAAACAGGGGCATTATTTGGCAATAAACCTGATTCTGAGTAAAGACCTGCAGATATTTCCACAACCACTTCGTACCTAGTCTATGTCCACAACGTTTAATTTCCGGTATTGCTccattgccgccggaaattccacaaGATGTCCCTtattttcggctggatgtccgtcaccttcctctttctttgtgttggcgttctaacctccggtggatttgtgaggactatggttaactgctcctcagatctctgcagggtaaatccagacagctagctagactatctgtccaatctgagttttctgttgcacgactaaaactacttttgaacgtacacatgttccaccaaaacaaattccttcccgagactattctGCAGCAGCACCgtcatagagctcaacagtgtgattCCAGAAGTAAAAATCctgttgattttctccataaggattgtGATTatctagcctggctctgccctcctacgtacttccgctcaattttcattttccttcagtactacgtctgggtttgcggtatattcgcaggttttctccggtcaaatcttTACCAGTCCAGTCAGCGAACAGAgagagtggctgagaacgatgatgtTGAGGTTGTGCGTTAATTtgagagttgtagttccgtaatgccaaatatccagaagttaaagctcgagcaagaacaatctttgctgagttgtgttggtggccatgatgttgtggtcctcctccccacggggttcgggaacagtttgattttccagctcgctccgttagtggtgaaggagttggctaaggctaacgctagtgatgctaagccgacgtcacgaccaaacattaGCGATTGGTAagggcagatccagagtggctctgggcagatccaatagttttaaacttcaacagagtacccaccttcaaggaagttaacacttgtcaatggagagtggccagactctctggacaaatgaaatgtaccagagtctggtaggaccaggctaatgtaccagagtctggtaggaccaggctagtggaccagagtctggtaggaccatgctaatgtaccagagtctggtaggaccaggctagtgtaccagagtctggtaggaccaggctagtgattatcagccataatgtcaaAACCATCCGAGGCAGACTGACCACGAGCTGTGAGGTTGTATAACGAAAGTTTCTGCTCTTGTAGAAGCCagaagtccgtatgaaatcaaccttgttgtTGATTGTTTTATTCgcgatcttatggagaaaaaccTACagtacccacaatcctaagcgtaacggCGACGTctttgattggtccaactcgctgttaccatggaaacttTTACCATACTCACGAAACAGCGAGCAGCTAGAGCAAGCTTCTACCATTCAAGTCTATGATCGTTTCTGTACACAGTCctttttttagttttcaaaatgtttttttgctggTCAATATTCCTCTCGTAGCTTAAAACCATAGACttaatggatagaaaggccattgaactgtttcctgtggtcatttgattggtacacaacaaaatggaccgctaacgttagacccagtggcagtgggtcagcagaccgctaacgttagacccagcagcagtgagtcagcggaccgctaacgttagacccagtggcagtgggtcagcagaccgctaatgtaagacccagcagcagtgggtcagcggaccgctaacgttagacccagcagcagtgggtcagcagaccgctaacgttagaacCAGCGGCATTgcgtcagcagaccgctaacgttagacccagcagcagtgggtcagcagaccgctaacgttagaacCAGCGGCATTgcgtcagcagaccgctaacgttagacccagcagcagtgcgtcagcagaccgctaacattagagcCAGCCTgctgttcagctcattctctgtaaccgATGTAGCATGAAAGCACAGCGGAACCGGCAAGCCAGCCAGCCGGTgttagttggctaacgttagcttcctaaCTCTGCCTATATGTTCCTCCCTCGCCACATCATTCACAGAGAACGATGAGCCAAATAAAGCCGTTACTTGTGGAGACAgcaatgtgctttgtgtggatgaagcatgaagTTAATCTTACTCATTCAGCGGCTTGCTCTCTGCCTCGTAACGTTACCACTCCGCTGCTCGTTTGTCCGTTACTGCAAAACCTCAGCTCCACGACTCGCCGGAAGTCAGCTTATTATCGGAAGTTtatacgttaccatggcaattgTACACATAAATAATGGCTGTTGCTCTGACCATTCTGCTAAGTGgatttgaatggaaatggcctttctatccattttatttctatggggCGGTCACTGCgcctagcgccgcccaagacgattgtgattggtttaaaataagccaataaaccagagccctttttctcccatccaaaCAAATCCAAAcaaatgttgtgtggactagccagacctgaGGAGGAAGtttctggcaatgtgagactacatcGTACCTGGAAGGTGAATTGCTCGTTGAAGGTGGGGTTCAGCGTGCTTTTGAACACTTTGGTCTCAAAGGTTTTGGATTTGTCGGGGCCGATGTGGACTTTGACGTACGGGTCCGAGGTTCCTCCCAGGTCCATGGCCTTCAGGTTGTTGGCTTGTTTGATCCCGACCGTTAGCTGTgaagacagacaggaaacagacGGTGTCGACCGTTAGTAACACGGTGAGTTAACCTGTTATAATAACTATGCAAAACACCACACAtaccttttacatttttacataccTTTCACAAGTTTTAAACTAACCTTAAGGGAACTATTTCCCCTCTTTCTTTCAGGTTTAGACAAGAAAGAACAACGAGTGGAGTAAAAATAAcgatatctctggttctgctgcatcgattttaatattttttattattattttttttttttatctggccGTCATGATTCTGACAGTGTTGAAGAAGTGAAATGATCAACCAGTGGAGTATTTATATCCAACCAGTCCTCCAAAACATACGAATATATCGGTTGTTTACTGTTGTTTTATACACATGTGGCATGTCACATGTGGCATGTGTGCGAGGTGGACGGGAGGAGGAGTACAGGGACCTTGTGGAGGACTTCTGTGACTGGAGCAATAGGAACTGCCTCCTCCTGAACACCACCAAGACTAaagccctgtttacacgatgacgcttgcaggtgaaaacgaaaaaatattttatcggatgtgcctttcgtttatagGTCGACgacgtttttggggcttaaaacgcaaaaaagtgaaaccaccctccagagtggaaatcttaaaaacgctccaccgtcgcgttccCGTCTGAAGGGTGTTTACCCTTTAGACTTTTGGGTGCTGTGCTGGGGCTTATTACGGTCGACTGTgccggtcatcatcagacaaacatgcaactccacctcctcgtcttttCAGACAAGCTTTTGTTGGTCGCTGCGACATGGCCTGcggccttggtggtgttgtgtggcagtgcgtCACACCACCACATAGCCGCCTGGCATGCATACTACAtagaatttcacacacttttgcatcaccatatgcacgcagatttcccccccaaaactctcgtctaaacgcggaataaaaagtgagaatgcaacgccacttttgcgttttctcttcagatcgtttcctaAAGAGATGGTGGTGGATTTTAGGAAGTCAAAGCCAACCTGCCAGCCGGTCTGCATAAAGGGGGAGGCCATTGAGGTTGTGCAGACCTACAAGTACTTGGGTGTACTCCTGGACAGCAAGCTTGACTGGTCTGCTAATACAGATGCTCTGGCAGAGCCGTCTCTTCTTCCTCAGGAGGCTCAGATCGTTTGATGTTTGTAGCGACCTGCTGcacatgttttatcagactGTGGTGGCGAGTGTCCTGTTTTATGGGGCAGTGTGTTGGGGAGGCAACATGACAGCTGGTTAAAAAGGCCAGCTCAGTGCTGGGCAGAAGACTGGACTCACTGAGAACTGTAGTAGAGGGCTGTGCATGTAGCAAACTGCACGCCATAATGGGTAATGACAACCACCCCCTCTACAACGTCCTGGTTGGATAGAGGAGCAGTTAGAGTGAGCGACTGCTCTCGCTGCACTGTAGGACAGAGAGGTTCAGGAGATCCTTTGTCCCCACAGCCATCAGGCTTTTTAACACCACctaaacacccccccccccaaatataCCAGGCCAGATGAGCTGGGCTGTGTGCAGTATAGTTATAATTATGCTGCTCTTATcctgtttttaacttttaaccTGTATTTATTATGAGGAACTGTGTGGTGTATGggaatgtgtgtttatgtgtgagctgCTGGACACTCGAATTTCCCCGcagggatgaataaagtatcttctatctatctattattcTCCCCTCTAATATGACCCACAGTAGCATTCTCCGtcgtcatatctaaaccagagaaggtaacggtcggggttttaaacacgtcgttaacattgtgaaacggACACAGttcggttaggtttaggcaccaaaactacttagttaagtttagaaaaagatggtggtttgggttaaagctatagtgcgtaggaggacacagaggattaaaaaaaacatgatggactctgcagaagaggtaattatcttcacttgagcttctgcgagggaaagtcaccagacgccacaatcttctgaacacagtcatactgagaaatccagagagagttgtgtggagctgatagtcttaattagttttgtagcaactcatttgacaatggcttgaatgtaacggacgttcattaacatcaaaaagttacgcactaaagcaaTACAACTTTTTAACACCTCATCACTGGGTGCTAGATAAGACTCATAGACATCACATctgcactaagtgcaacttgcacaataggtttatctaca
Coding sequences within it:
- the syt8 gene encoding synaptotagmin VIII; this translates as MPIIHPNSTTLHVIHPNSTILPVTDYPTTSPYTNSTVNPFAVAAVDFINNLLNKIPLPRWAIYAIFVAGGLLILLCCLCICIKCCCKGKKKKQQKENVNLKGADGKTTTALVQPDVADVDYGSAKRQRGKLLYSLDYNAAQSELTVGIKQANNLKAMDLGGTSDPYVKVHIGPDKSKTFETKVFKSTLNPTFNEQFTFQISKSSLLQSTVVMKVFDFNRFSKHEIIGEIRVQLCNVDWNHVIEEWQDLAEPAKFEEENLGEICFSLRYVPTAAKLTVVILEAKNLKSMDVGGASDPYVKVQLALDKRKWRKKKTSVKKKTLNPYYNESFTFDVSFEQIQRVNLVISVWDHDALTRNDAMGKIFLGCDATGNQLRHWADMLSNPRRPVAQWHSLLTAEQVNSTLVLKRKIPLQNKLPFLGGPPT